One Pontibacillus yanchengensis DNA window includes the following coding sequences:
- a CDS encoding carbohydrate ABC transporter permease: MAYQTNQEKKEKNRPILKRILFYLLLIVGASIMLVPFLWMISTSLKPNGATMVLPPEFIPSEPTTSNYEKVTQQFPMMRFLWNSIIVAVLTTIGQMIFSSMAAYAFARMHFKGRDKLFLLYLATMMVPTQVTMIPQFILIKQFGWLDSYPGLIIPTMFAVFGTFLMRQAMLGIPRELEEAAFMDGANHFQVFYKVCLPLIKPMLATLGIFTFMQSWNNFLWPLIVVSNEKLATLPLGLSLLQGRWATDWGLMMSGVVISVLPILIVYLFAQKYFIQGMTMSGMKE; this comes from the coding sequence ATGGCTTATCAAACGAATCAAGAGAAGAAGGAAAAAAACCGCCCTATACTAAAAAGAATCCTATTTTACTTACTTTTAATTGTAGGCGCTTCCATAATGTTGGTTCCTTTCCTGTGGATGATATCAACTTCTTTGAAGCCAAATGGAGCTACAATGGTATTGCCACCAGAGTTTATTCCGAGCGAACCTACTACAAGTAACTATGAAAAGGTTACACAACAATTTCCTATGATGAGGTTTTTATGGAACTCTATAATAGTTGCTGTACTTACAACGATAGGACAGATGATTTTTAGTTCTATGGCTGCTTATGCTTTTGCTAGGATGCATTTTAAAGGGCGGGATAAATTATTTTTACTCTATCTTGCTACTATGATGGTACCTACTCAAGTCACCATGATTCCTCAGTTTATCTTGATCAAACAGTTTGGATGGCTAGATTCATACCCTGGTCTAATTATACCTACTATGTTTGCAGTGTTTGGAACCTTTTTAATGCGTCAGGCCATGTTAGGAATCCCTCGTGAACTAGAAGAAGCAGCATTTATGGATGGAGCTAATCATTTTCAAGTTTTTTACAAAGTTTGCTTGCCTCTAATTAAGCCAATGCTTGCAACATTAGGCATCTTTACTTTTATGCAATCATGGAATAACTTCCTATGGCCATTGATTGTCGTTAGTAATGAAAAGCTAGCCACACTACCTCTTGGACTATCCCTATTACAAGGAAGATGGGCAACAGATTGGGGATTAATGATGTCTGGGGTTGTAATTAGTGTATTACCTATTTTGATTGTCTATCTTTTCGCTCAGAAATACTTCATTCAGGGTATGACAATGAGCGGAATGAAAGAATAA
- a CDS encoding DUF5110 domain-containing protein, whose amino-acid sequence MEWLAYYSSDKEMVGAVYEDDELSYDYRDGKYSLTKITVHKDGQIHVDNSGLLDTVVKTQVRIIGKGEAGE is encoded by the coding sequence ATAGAATGGTTAGCCTACTACTCTAGTGATAAAGAGATGGTAGGAGCGGTGTATGAAGATGATGAACTATCTTACGACTATCGAGATGGTAAGTATTCTTTAACAAAGATAACCGTTCATAAGGATGGACAAATACATGTTGATAATTCAGGATTACTTGATACAGTAGTTAAAACACAAGTTAGAATAATAGGAAAAGGTGAAGCGGGTGAATAG
- a CDS encoding ROK family transcriptional regulator — translation MRALRTGSKELIKEINRFKVLNIIRHQQPVSRSEIAKQCELGVSTLSYIIEELKTQRLIYEVGEATSTGGRKAKLLRFNKDHGYIISVKIEEEQILTALTNMEGEILCKRYALFSKKESPENVTDMIEAEIHQIFTQEKKDLSFLLGIGILSSGLVNRHDGTIIRSSMLGWENVPITKMVKESFPEAQVFVDNNINGYTLAELEKGEGKSNQNFLVVSIGAGVGLSVVIDRKIYYGSVGGAGEFGHTTLVPNGYPCHCGQNGCLEMYASEFYFKNKAQEQANHSSSNLKDFHFSEVAKTAEEGNEFAINLMKEMGTYLGYGLRNLINTFNPDKIIIVGEGVKYSHLFNHEVNLIANDNFFEKVDIKTDLVFSGLNDDAWFTGGALLAINQIFQEPIYEPIKAGL, via the coding sequence ATGCGTGCGTTAAGAACTGGGAGTAAAGAACTTATTAAAGAAATTAATCGGTTTAAGGTTTTGAATATTATTAGGCATCAACAGCCGGTCAGTAGATCAGAAATAGCGAAACAATGTGAGTTGGGTGTTTCTACACTGTCTTATATTATCGAGGAATTGAAGACGCAAAGGTTAATTTATGAAGTAGGAGAGGCTACCTCTACAGGTGGAAGAAAGGCGAAGTTACTTAGGTTTAACAAGGATCATGGTTACATTATAAGTGTGAAAATTGAAGAAGAGCAAATTTTGACAGCGCTTACAAATATGGAAGGTGAAATACTATGCAAAAGGTATGCTTTATTTTCCAAAAAAGAGTCTCCAGAAAATGTTACTGATATGATTGAAGCCGAAATTCACCAGATCTTTACACAAGAAAAGAAAGATCTATCTTTTCTATTAGGTATAGGCATCCTGTCTTCTGGGCTGGTAAACAGACATGATGGAACAATTATAAGATCTTCGATGCTTGGATGGGAGAATGTCCCCATCACAAAAATGGTAAAGGAATCTTTTCCTGAGGCTCAGGTATTCGTGGATAACAATATTAACGGATATACATTAGCTGAGTTAGAAAAAGGAGAAGGCAAATCGAACCAAAACTTTTTAGTTGTATCTATTGGTGCTGGAGTTGGATTATCAGTTGTCATCGATCGAAAAATTTATTATGGATCAGTAGGCGGGGCTGGAGAGTTTGGTCATACCACACTTGTGCCAAATGGATATCCTTGTCACTGTGGACAAAATGGTTGTTTGGAAATGTACGCATCCGAATTTTATTTCAAGAATAAAGCGCAAGAGCAAGCTAACCATTCTTCTAGCAATTTAAAAGACTTTCATTTTTCAGAAGTAGCAAAGACGGCAGAAGAAGGCAACGAGTTTGCAATAAATCTAATGAAAGAAATGGGAACATACTTAGGTTATGGATTAAGAAACCTTATTAATACCTTTAATCCAGATAAAATTATCATTGTAGGAGAAGGTGTGAAGTATAGTCATTTATTTAATCATGAAGTAAACCTTATTGCTAATGATAACTTCTTTGAGAAAGTGGACATTAAAACAGATCTTGTGTTTTCTGGGCTCAATGATGATGCTTGGTTCACTGGTGGGGCATTACTTGCCATCAATCAAATCTTTCAGGAACCTATCTATGAACCTATAAAGGCAGGATTGTAA
- a CDS encoding ABC transporter ATP-binding protein: protein MEKTPVAELINVKKRIGKTTIIDDISLEVFPGEVFGFLGPNGAGKTTTIRMMVGLMDITEGEILIHNHSIEKNYEKAIAHVGGIIENPEMYKFLSGYDNLIHYARMVPTKITKDRIQEVVKLVGLEKSIKNKVGSYSLGMRQRLGLAQALLHSPSLLILDEPTNGLDPAGIREIRNYIRRIAHEENMAVFVSSHLLAEMQLLCDRIAIIQNGRLISVETVGDFVGSSSKEGVRFYVSPLDKAVELLNSTYESVIVNEGKDFVDVSVTYEEIANMNELFVKHNMNVYGITTIHSTLEEKFLEITGGGK from the coding sequence ATGGAGAAGACACCAGTCGCTGAATTAATAAATGTAAAGAAACGAATAGGAAAGACCACGATTATTGATGATATATCCTTGGAGGTTTTTCCTGGTGAGGTATTTGGTTTTCTTGGACCAAATGGAGCAGGGAAAACAACGACGATTCGTATGATGGTAGGATTAATGGATATAACAGAAGGAGAAATTCTGATTCACAATCATAGCATTGAAAAAAATTACGAAAAAGCTATTGCTCATGTTGGGGGCATTATTGAAAATCCTGAGATGTACAAGTTTCTATCTGGTTATGACAATTTGATTCACTACGCAAGAATGGTTCCAACAAAGATTACAAAAGACCGGATTCAAGAGGTAGTGAAGCTGGTAGGGTTGGAAAAAAGTATTAAAAATAAGGTAGGGAGCTACTCCCTTGGGATGAGGCAAAGGTTGGGACTTGCACAAGCTTTACTTCATTCTCCATCCTTGTTGATTCTGGATGAACCTACAAACGGTTTGGATCCTGCAGGTATTCGTGAAATTCGAAATTATATTCGTAGAATTGCTCATGAGGAAAACATGGCTGTGTTTGTTTCTAGTCACCTTCTAGCTGAAATGCAATTGTTGTGTGACCGTATCGCAATTATCCAGAATGGAAGATTGATTAGTGTGGAAACCGTTGGGGACTTTGTCGGTTCCTCATCTAAGGAAGGAGTTCGTTTCTATGTATCGCCGTTGGATAAAGCAGTGGAATTGCTGAACTCCACATACGAATCCGTAATAGTAAACGAAGGTAAAGATTTTGTCGATGTGTCCGTTACGTATGAGGAGATTGCAAATATGAATGAATTATTTGTTAAACATAACATGAATGTGTATGGCATTACGACGATCCATTCAACATTAGAAGAGAAATTCCTTGAAATTACGGGAGGTGGAAAGTAG
- a CDS encoding glycoside hydrolase family 13 protein, whose protein sequence is MANEWWKKSVVYQIYPISFNDTTGNGKGDIPGIIEKLDYLKELGIDVVWLSPIYDSPQADNGYDIRDYQSIYEQYGTMENVERLIEELHSRGMKLVMDLVVNHTSDEHQWFIESRSSKDNDYRDYYIWQDGKENGEPPTNWGSIFSGSSWEYDEQTEQYYLHLFAKKQPDLNWENPKLREDVYNMMKFWLDKGIDGFRMDVINFISKDQEFKDGEIKPGEKFGDPGPYFVNGPRIHEFLQEMNEEVMSKYDIMTVGEMPGASPEDAIEYTNPANHELDMIFTFEHMGLDEKNGDKWNLKPLDLVDLKENFEKWQISLHGVGWNSLYWNNHDQPRIVSRFGDDETYRVKSAKMLATCLHMMQGTPYIYQGEELGMTNIRLDHLEYYRDIETLNMYKEKSDLDWSHDRIMEAIYAKGRDNARTPMQWSNQKNAGFTNGTPWLQVNSNYETINAEAALADEDSIFYYYQHLIQLRKEFDVITTGTFELLMRNDPNVFAYRRVGQDESLIVLCNFSSMEVELDEKVVEAIQEASVLITNENKSSATGTLSPYEGTVFKH, encoded by the coding sequence ATGGCAAATGAATGGTGGAAAAAGAGTGTGGTATATCAAATTTATCCTATTAGTTTTAATGATACTACGGGAAATGGAAAGGGAGATATACCAGGAATCATTGAAAAGCTTGATTATTTAAAAGAACTGGGAATTGATGTAGTGTGGTTATCTCCTATTTATGATTCCCCACAAGCGGACAATGGTTATGATATTCGAGATTATCAATCAATCTATGAACAGTATGGAACCATGGAAAATGTAGAAAGGCTGATAGAAGAACTACACAGCAGAGGTATGAAACTTGTCATGGACCTAGTCGTTAACCATACTTCTGATGAGCATCAATGGTTTATTGAATCAAGAAGTAGTAAAGATAACGATTATCGTGACTATTATATCTGGCAGGACGGAAAAGAAAACGGAGAACCTCCAACAAACTGGGGTTCGATATTTAGTGGGTCTTCATGGGAATACGATGAACAAACAGAGCAATACTATCTTCATTTATTTGCGAAAAAGCAGCCTGATTTAAATTGGGAAAATCCCAAACTAAGAGAAGACGTATATAACATGATGAAATTTTGGTTAGATAAAGGGATAGATGGATTTCGAATGGATGTAATCAATTTCATTTCAAAAGACCAGGAGTTTAAGGATGGAGAAATAAAACCAGGAGAAAAATTCGGAGATCCAGGTCCATATTTTGTGAATGGTCCACGCATCCATGAATTTTTGCAGGAAATGAACGAAGAGGTTATGTCAAAATACGATATCATGACAGTGGGGGAAATGCCGGGGGCAAGTCCTGAAGATGCGATCGAGTACACGAATCCTGCAAATCACGAACTAGATATGATTTTTACATTTGAACATATGGGATTAGACGAAAAAAACGGAGATAAGTGGAACTTGAAACCTCTTGATTTAGTTGACCTAAAAGAGAATTTCGAAAAATGGCAGATCTCCCTACATGGTGTGGGATGGAACAGTTTGTATTGGAACAACCATGATCAGCCCAGAATTGTTTCTAGATTTGGTGACGATGAAACCTATCGGGTGAAGTCTGCAAAAATGCTCGCTACGTGTCTGCATATGATGCAAGGGACTCCTTACATTTATCAAGGGGAAGAGTTAGGGATGACGAATATTCGCCTTGATCACTTAGAATATTATCGTGATATCGAAACGTTGAACATGTATAAGGAAAAGTCAGACCTTGACTGGTCACACGATAGAATCATGGAAGCCATCTATGCAAAGGGACGAGACAATGCCCGAACTCCCATGCAATGGAGCAATCAGAAAAACGCAGGTTTTACGAACGGAACACCATGGCTTCAGGTGAATAGCAACTATGAGACGATTAATGCTGAAGCGGCTTTAGCGGATGAGGATTCTATTTTCTATTATTATCAACATCTCATACAACTTCGAAAAGAGTTTGACGTCATTACGACTGGAACATTTGAATTACTTATGCGTAATGATCCAAATGTCTTTGCCTATCGACGTGTAGGGCAAGATGAATCACTTATTGTGTTATGTAACTTTTCCAGTATGGAGGTCGAGTTAGATGAGAAAGTAGTGGAAGCGATACAAGAGGCTAGTGTTCTGATAACCAATGAAAATAAAAGTTCTGCAACCGGAACATTATCGCCTTATGAAGGGACCGTTTTTAAACATTAA
- a CDS encoding TIM-barrel domain-containing protein, whose protein sequence is METNPKYTALLQTYLRQLKGDYEAVEASILHLQPNIEQDELYTIATWLWVLQKQVGLTPNNQRLNTINYEPYVSYLTKEWRKEHRSIWEQSNKDIYLANLAMTYAALQETKHIRGEAVLQKTMTAVRDFIFDHLLSRGTALNSANSRTISVEQTLAVMPYGLFSPEDLIMVEATQQMVLHFEEDNGLLPFRGATHVSLAATAMIALYYLEKSEREKAFRFANYVKQHNKEDKLAEVIIGMFDFYASGENIEDKILHDPLGNENVYESQATERFPHYPTLEDPIHFACEVTSNTEILDVGLVMENKSKTWDKEISLKAKNVQDTVIYQGTISSLPNHEKYTYYFYANLENGKQLQSQYYKLMTWKKDSLQQFEIIAANKNEVKLALSSNQTLHISLRDEGMSLNFHQHGEQQLGENQQDSTTTLVSGEFRLEVEANNPSLSLYKGEKKLLTSHSLYPPIEWKMDVNGVVREWNIHWESPLEEQFYGFGERYNAIEQRGNVIDCYVYNQYRDQGTRTYIPIPFYMTNSGYGCYINTASYTKFDLASELKDKCTMMFEQHSKDKNTEIQFYFGTYKEQLAAYTNVTGNSAMVPAWALGPWMSSNNWDRQSIIKQEVEATKKHNIPATVIVLEQWSDEATYYMFNDAMYDMKEPGHIHHYEEMEFPSWGRWPDPKQMVEELHEDNLKLILWQIPIQKYLNKQNHPLKDQDETYMIENGYVVQNEDGSPYRIPENWFTNSLIMDFSHDEGRKWWFAKRQYLIELGVDGFKTDGGEFVFGKNLQFANGKTGSEMRNVYPNDYIESYYHFAQQNNGITFSRAGYTGAQNFPAHWAGDERSTFDAFKRSLVAGLNAGLAGIVFWGWDLAGFNGDIPTAELFMRSSSMAAFCPIMQYHAESKAEFSQDRTPWNIATRTGEDNVIDVYRFFANVRMNLIPYIYHESKKATKTGFPLMKALMLEYPEDTRVEGLYDEYMFGDAMLVAPIIEEEAISRKVYLPNGTWVDLWSNAVHQGPTVVTSKADVDEIPVFVRMNSAVLLNVDETRQLGSSVGNDVSQYQIPLCKVYCETSFAEKMVDHLGHTIEINVEVHDHEIVLETYTELENLQFEVIGKNKPFRIVGRD, encoded by the coding sequence ATGGAGACTAATCCAAAATATACAGCGCTACTCCAAACGTATCTTCGTCAATTAAAAGGAGATTACGAGGCAGTAGAGGCATCTATTCTACATTTGCAGCCTAATATAGAGCAGGATGAACTATACACTATTGCAACATGGCTTTGGGTTCTGCAGAAACAAGTAGGCCTTACACCAAACAATCAACGTTTAAATACGATCAACTATGAGCCATATGTTTCCTATTTAACGAAAGAATGGAGGAAGGAGCATAGAAGTATATGGGAGCAATCAAATAAAGATATATATTTAGCCAACTTAGCTATGACTTACGCTGCCTTGCAAGAAACAAAGCATATTAGAGGAGAAGCTGTACTTCAGAAAACGATGACAGCCGTACGCGATTTTATTTTTGACCATTTATTATCACGTGGTACTGCACTAAACAGTGCTAATAGTAGAACAATTTCTGTTGAACAAACGTTAGCTGTTATGCCGTATGGATTATTTTCCCCTGAAGATTTGATTATGGTAGAGGCAACACAACAGATGGTTCTTCATTTTGAAGAAGATAATGGGTTACTTCCTTTTCGAGGTGCCACTCATGTTTCATTAGCTGCAACAGCCATGATAGCCCTTTATTACTTAGAGAAGTCAGAAAGAGAAAAAGCATTCCGATTTGCCAATTATGTAAAGCAACATAACAAAGAAGATAAACTTGCTGAAGTAATAATTGGTATGTTTGATTTTTATGCTTCAGGAGAAAACATAGAGGATAAAATCCTTCATGATCCGTTGGGTAATGAGAATGTGTACGAATCACAAGCAACAGAACGGTTTCCTCATTATCCCACCTTAGAAGATCCTATTCATTTTGCATGTGAGGTTACGAGTAATACAGAAATTCTGGACGTAGGACTAGTGATGGAAAATAAGTCAAAAACCTGGGATAAAGAGATCTCTTTAAAAGCGAAAAATGTTCAAGATACCGTTATTTATCAAGGTACCATATCTTCTCTACCAAACCATGAGAAATATACCTATTATTTTTATGCTAATCTTGAGAATGGTAAACAGCTTCAGTCTCAATATTACAAGTTAATGACTTGGAAGAAAGATAGTCTCCAACAATTTGAAATCATCGCAGCGAATAAAAATGAAGTCAAGCTCGCTCTTAGCAGTAACCAGACCTTACATATATCTCTTAGGGATGAAGGGATGAGTTTGAACTTTCACCAGCATGGAGAGCAACAGTTGGGAGAAAACCAACAAGATTCAACTACGACACTAGTCTCAGGGGAATTTAGACTAGAGGTGGAAGCGAATAATCCCTCTCTTTCTCTTTACAAAGGCGAAAAGAAACTATTAACCTCTCATTCTCTTTATCCGCCAATTGAATGGAAAATGGATGTGAATGGAGTAGTAAGAGAATGGAATATACACTGGGAAAGTCCTTTGGAGGAGCAATTTTATGGATTCGGGGAACGGTATAATGCAATAGAGCAACGTGGCAATGTTATAGATTGTTATGTGTATAATCAGTATCGGGATCAAGGTACAAGGACGTATATTCCAATTCCTTTTTATATGACGAATAGTGGCTATGGTTGTTATATCAATACAGCCTCTTATACGAAGTTTGATTTGGCTTCTGAGTTAAAAGATAAATGCACCATGATGTTTGAACAACATTCTAAAGATAAGAATACCGAGATTCAATTTTATTTTGGCACATATAAGGAACAGTTGGCAGCATATACGAACGTCACCGGGAATTCTGCTATGGTGCCTGCATGGGCGTTAGGACCATGGATGTCCAGTAATAACTGGGATAGACAATCTATAATAAAGCAAGAGGTGGAGGCGACGAAAAAGCACAATATTCCTGCCACTGTGATTGTGCTAGAGCAATGGAGTGATGAAGCAACCTATTATATGTTCAATGATGCAATGTATGACATGAAAGAACCAGGACATATCCATCACTATGAGGAAATGGAGTTCCCTTCTTGGGGGAGATGGCCTGATCCAAAGCAAATGGTCGAAGAACTTCATGAAGATAACTTAAAGCTCATTTTATGGCAAATACCGATACAGAAATATTTAAATAAACAAAATCATCCACTTAAAGATCAAGATGAAACATACATGATTGAGAACGGATATGTTGTACAAAATGAAGACGGTTCCCCTTATAGAATTCCTGAAAACTGGTTTACGAATAGCTTGATCATGGACTTCAGTCATGATGAAGGTAGAAAATGGTGGTTTGCTAAACGTCAGTATTTAATTGAACTAGGTGTTGATGGTTTTAAGACAGATGGAGGAGAGTTTGTTTTCGGTAAAAACCTTCAGTTTGCAAATGGAAAAACTGGCAGTGAAATGCGAAATGTGTATCCGAATGATTATATTGAATCGTATTATCATTTTGCCCAACAAAACAATGGCATTACATTCAGCCGTGCTGGGTACACGGGGGCACAAAACTTTCCGGCACATTGGGCAGGTGACGAACGCTCCACATTCGATGCTTTTAAGCGGTCACTAGTAGCTGGTCTTAATGCTGGACTCGCAGGAATCGTGTTTTGGGGATGGGATTTAGCAGGATTTAATGGGGACATCCCCACGGCAGAATTATTTATGCGCTCCTCTTCCATGGCTGCCTTTTGTCCGATTATGCAGTATCATGCTGAAAGTAAAGCGGAATTCAGTCAGGATCGTACCCCTTGGAACATAGCTACTAGAACAGGAGAAGATAACGTTATTGATGTGTACCGTTTCTTTGCGAATGTACGAATGAATTTGATCCCTTATATTTATCACGAATCAAAAAAAGCCACGAAAACAGGTTTTCCATTAATGAAAGCGTTAATGCTTGAGTACCCAGAAGATACAAGAGTGGAAGGACTATATGATGAATATATGTTTGGAGATGCCATGTTGGTCGCTCCAATAATAGAAGAAGAAGCAATATCAAGGAAAGTATATCTACCAAATGGTACATGGGTAGATTTATGGTCTAATGCAGTACATCAGGGTCCTACGGTTGTAACGTCGAAAGCGGATGTCGATGAAATACCTGTATTTGTTCGAATGAATTCTGCTGTCCTATTGAATGTAGATGAAACAAGACAATTAGGTAGTTCTGTTGGAAATGATGTATCTCAGTACCAGATCCCTTTATGTAAAGTGTACTGTGAAACATCGTTCGCAGAAAAGATGGTAGACCATTTAGGGCACACAATCGAAATAAACGTAGAGGTTCATGATCATGAAATTGTCCTAGAAACTTATACAGAGTTAGAGAACCTTCAATTTGAAGTCATTGGAAAGAACAAACCATTTCGTATAGTTGGGAGGGACTAA
- a CDS encoding ABC transporter substrate-binding protein gives MKKWWSLLVLLVVGVLGLVGCTSSESGGEENDSEGGQTEITYYSFSATPNYEDVLADIVTAFEEENPNIKVNTELTAYQDYFTKLQTRIAGGNAPDVFELNYENFVQYASKGTLADLSTMIEEDENFDPKQLNQEAFKAYQFEGKQYGMVESFSNVLTFYNKDLFDKAGVDYPTEDWTWEDELAAAEKITDEENNVWGTYAPVTMNEYFKIAAQNGGNLFDQDGNPTVDKEENLEALNYMVDKVNESGVSPSPAEMSGQAPADLFLNGQLGIVHTGIWMFDAFKDASFEWDVALEAGNTQKAHHFFANGLAVSADTDKKEAAYKFAAFMSASEEVAKLRVENSWELPAITNEDILQPYLEQTPPENRQAVFNALDTLVLPPAVDNWSKISDVTNQEFEKALNGDKTTEDVLKTLQSEYEQILSE, from the coding sequence ATGAAAAAATGGTGGTCTTTATTGGTGCTGCTTGTTGTAGGTGTTCTTGGTTTAGTAGGTTGTACTTCTTCTGAAAGCGGAGGGGAAGAGAATGATTCCGAAGGTGGTCAAACAGAAATTACCTATTATAGTTTCTCTGCAACTCCAAACTATGAAGATGTATTGGCTGATATTGTAACTGCTTTCGAAGAAGAAAACCCTAATATTAAAGTGAATACAGAATTAACAGCTTATCAGGATTATTTCACAAAGCTTCAAACGCGAATAGCTGGTGGAAACGCACCAGATGTGTTTGAACTAAATTATGAGAATTTCGTGCAGTATGCTTCTAAAGGTACATTAGCAGATCTCTCTACAATGATTGAAGAAGATGAAAACTTTGACCCTAAACAATTAAATCAAGAAGCATTCAAAGCTTATCAGTTTGAAGGCAAGCAATATGGTATGGTTGAAAGCTTTTCTAACGTTTTGACTTTCTATAACAAAGACCTATTTGATAAAGCTGGCGTCGACTACCCGACAGAAGATTGGACATGGGAAGATGAATTAGCTGCTGCTGAGAAGATTACCGACGAAGAGAATAATGTGTGGGGAACGTACGCACCTGTCACAATGAATGAATACTTTAAAATTGCCGCTCAAAATGGTGGAAACTTATTCGATCAAGATGGAAATCCTACTGTTGATAAGGAAGAAAACTTAGAAGCATTAAATTACATGGTAGACAAAGTAAACGAATCAGGTGTATCTCCATCTCCTGCAGAGATGTCTGGGCAAGCACCTGCAGATTTATTTTTAAATGGTCAGTTAGGAATCGTTCATACAGGTATTTGGATGTTTGATGCCTTTAAGGATGCATCTTTTGAGTGGGATGTAGCGCTTGAAGCAGGAAATACGCAAAAAGCACACCACTTCTTTGCTAATGGTTTGGCCGTTTCTGCAGATACGGATAAAAAGGAAGCCGCATATAAATTCGCTGCATTTATGAGTGCTAGTGAGGAAGTTGCTAAATTACGAGTGGAGAATTCTTGGGAACTACCGGCAATAACGAACGAAGATATTTTACAGCCTTATTTAGAGCAGACTCCTCCAGAGAATCGTCAAGCAGTATTTAATGCTTTGGATACACTTGTATTACCTCCGGCAGTAGATAATTGGAGTAAGATTAGTGATGTAACAAATCAAGAATTTGAAAAAGCATTAAATGGAGATAAAACAACAGAAGACGTATTAAAAACATTGCAATCAGAATATGAACAGATATTAAGTGAGTAA
- a CDS encoding ABC transporter permease subunit yields MVSMTKKKTFFWLCVFLLPNLLGFLTFIGVPIVSSLVISFTDWDLLGSMSFNGIENYIRLVQDPEFWVSFRNTILFIVGYLPLVLIFGLACALLLNQKMKFRAFFRATFFLPVITSWVAVSLVWKWLYNPEYGLINYLLSTIGISGPQWLNDPSTAMIGIILASAWKDIGFVMVLFLGGLQNISPTYYEAASIDGASKFRQLWNITIPLLAPTTFFVTIISLINSFQVFDQVMIMTGGGPGGSTIVMVQNIYNHAFRYFEMGYASAMSWVLFLVIFLFTWIQMKFQDKGAN; encoded by the coding sequence GTGGTAAGTATGACGAAGAAGAAAACGTTCTTTTGGTTATGTGTATTCCTCTTACCAAACTTACTAGGGTTTTTAACATTCATTGGTGTACCCATTGTATCCTCGTTAGTGATTAGTTTTACGGATTGGGATTTACTTGGTTCTATGTCTTTTAATGGTATCGAAAATTACATTCGTTTAGTTCAAGATCCAGAGTTTTGGGTGTCATTTCGTAATACCATTCTCTTTATAGTAGGATATTTACCTTTAGTACTTATTTTTGGGCTTGCTTGTGCCTTGTTACTAAATCAAAAAATGAAATTCCGCGCATTTTTTAGGGCTACATTCTTCCTACCAGTTATAACAAGTTGGGTCGCTGTATCACTAGTTTGGAAATGGCTATATAACCCTGAGTACGGACTGATTAACTACCTCTTATCCACAATCGGTATAAGTGGACCTCAATGGTTAAATGACCCGAGTACAGCAATGATAGGAATTATATTAGCAAGTGCATGGAAAGATATTGGATTTGTAATGGTGCTTTTTTTAGGAGGGTTACAAAACATTTCTCCTACTTATTATGAAGCAGCTTCCATTGATGGCGCTAGTAAATTTCGACAGCTATGGAACATAACGATACCACTATTAGCACCTACAACGTTCTTTGTAACGATTATCTCATTAATTAACTCTTTTCAAGTATTTGACCAGGTCATGATCATGACTGGTGGAGGTCCTGGGGGATCAACCATTGTTATGGTTCAAAACATATATAATCATGCGTTTCGTTACTTTGAAATGGGTTATGCTTCTGCGATGAGTTGGGTATTATTCTTGGTTATATTCTTATTTACATGGATTCAAATGAAATTCCAGGATAAGGGGGCGAATTAA